One part of the Helicobacter cetorum MIT 99-5656 genome encodes these proteins:
- a CDS encoding bifunctional riboflavin kinase/FAD synthetase encodes MLNFLSISSEPKIKSLAIGKFDGLHLGHKALFRELKDKKALLIIEKENYTKGYLTPLNYRSKLIDMPLFFVFLEKISHLSALEFLELLKNKFPHLERLVVGYDFRFGHKRENDALFLKEHFKETIIVPEVKIENVSVHSKMIKLALNSGDLILANKLLGRHYEVLGEVIKGQGLGHRELVPTLNLKTKDFILPSFGVYASLAKVENQIYKSASFLGNRLSTDKNFAIECHVLNRTIENPPKELTLSFIKKIRDNMPFNSLEELKNQIQKDILIAKEILDNLC; translated from the coding sequence ATGTTGAATTTTTTATCCATTTCAAGCGAACCTAAGATTAAAAGCCTAGCTATCGGTAAATTTGATGGCTTGCATTTAGGGCATAAGGCTCTTTTTAGAGAATTAAAAGACAAGAAAGCGCTTTTAATCATAGAAAAAGAAAATTATACTAAGGGCTATTTAACCCCCCTAAACTATCGCTCTAAACTTATTGATATGCCCTTATTTTTTGTGTTTTTAGAAAAAATTTCGCATTTGAGTGCTTTAGAATTTTTAGAGCTTTTAAAAAACAAGTTTCCACATTTAGAACGCCTAGTGGTAGGCTATGATTTTAGGTTTGGACATAAACGAGAAAACGATGCCTTATTTTTAAAAGAGCATTTCAAAGAGACGATTATTGTGCCTGAAGTGAAGATTGAAAATGTTAGCGTGCATTCTAAAATGATAAAACTAGCCTTAAATAGTGGGGACTTAATTTTAGCTAACAAACTCTTAGGTAGGCATTATGAAGTGCTTGGGGAAGTCATTAAGGGACAAGGCTTAGGGCATAGAGAATTAGTGCCTACTTTAAATTTGAAAACAAAAGATTTTATTCTTCCTAGCTTTGGAGTGTATGCAAGCTTAGCTAAGGTTGAAAATCAAATTTATAAAAGCGCGAGTTTTTTGGGCAATCGCTTAAGCACGGATAAAAACTTCGCCATAGAATGCCATGTGCTTAATAGGACAATAGAAAACCCACCCAAAGAACTCACTTTATCTTTTATTAAAAAAATAAGAGACAATATGCCCTTTAATTCTTTAGAAGAGCTTAAAAACCAAATTCAAAAAGACATTTTAATTGCCAAAGAGATTTTAGACAATTTGTGTTAA
- the tkt gene encoding transketolase — MQFSNTDLERLKSMATTLRFLCADMVDKANSGHPGVCLGLADVMVVLSLHLNLNPTNPKWLNRDRLVFSGGHASALAYSLLHLWGFNLSLEDLKNFRQLHSKTPGHPELHHTEGIEITTGPLGQGFANAVGFSMASKYAQNLLNKEVISHKVYCLCGDGDLQEGISYESASIAGHHNLENLIVIYDSNQISIEGSTQISFSEDVKRRFLAQNWEVLECDGHNYQAIHNALEKAKKTTKPTLLIAHTTIGKGAIGLEGSEKTHGSPLNKEVLKQSKENAHFNPNESFVIDSKVKMHFEEIKVRGISLEALWEKSLSPSIKEKIHALENFDFNTINYPTFKEGESLATRVSNGMILNAIAKEYEGFLGGSADLAPSNNTHLKHSSDFPLGQNLHFGIREHAMGAITNALAAYGLFVPFCATFFVFSDYLMPSMRLSALMKLKALFIFTHDSIGVGEDGATHQPIEQLSHLRSLVNFYAFRPSDAFENIACMQVALSLNAPSGFILSRQNLPVLNEVSKEQVLKGAYVKKHAQNPVITLVASGSEVSLALESAKKLEQANIQAQVVSVPCFDLLIEQDESYFKELFKGKVLAIEASRGLEWYRFADKIISMDCFGSSGKGDKLFEKFGFNVENIIIQAKELLNA, encoded by the coding sequence ATGCAATTTAGTAACACTGATTTAGAACGATTAAAGAGCATGGCCACTACACTACGCTTTTTGTGTGCGGATATGGTAGATAAGGCTAATAGTGGGCATCCGGGCGTGTGCTTGGGATTAGCTGATGTAATGGTAGTCTTAAGCTTGCATTTAAATCTCAACCCTACTAACCCTAAATGGCTTAATCGTGATAGATTAGTTTTTAGTGGGGGGCATGCAAGCGCATTAGCTTATAGTTTGTTGCATTTATGGGGTTTTAATTTAAGCCTAGAAGATTTAAAGAATTTTAGGCAATTACATTCCAAAACGCCCGGACACCCCGAATTACACCATACAGAAGGCATTGAAATCACTACAGGCCCTTTGGGGCAAGGCTTTGCTAATGCCGTAGGCTTTAGCATGGCTAGCAAATACGCTCAAAATCTCTTGAATAAAGAAGTCATTTCTCATAAGGTCTATTGTTTGTGCGGAGATGGAGATTTGCAAGAAGGCATTAGCTATGAGAGTGCTTCAATAGCAGGACATCATAACCTTGAAAACTTAATTGTGATTTATGATAGCAACCAAATTAGTATTGAAGGCTCTACTCAAATTAGCTTTAGCGAAGATGTTAAAAGGCGTTTTTTAGCCCAAAATTGGGAAGTGCTAGAATGCGATGGGCATAACTATCAGGCTATTCATAATGCTTTAGAAAAGGCTAAAAAAACCACTAAACCCACTCTTTTAATCGCTCACACAACGATTGGTAAGGGAGCTATTGGCTTAGAAGGAAGCGAAAAAACACATGGCTCACCCTTAAATAAGGAAGTTTTAAAACAATCCAAAGAAAACGCTCATTTCAATCCTAATGAAAGTTTTGTCATTGATTCAAAAGTTAAAATGCATTTTGAAGAAATAAAGGTTAGGGGCATTAGCTTAGAAGCTTTATGGGAAAAATCCTTAAGCCCTAGCATAAAAGAAAAAATTCATGCTTTAGAGAATTTTGATTTTAATACTATCAACTACCCCACTTTTAAAGAAGGCGAGAGCCTAGCTACTAGAGTGAGTAATGGAATGATTTTAAACGCTATTGCCAAAGAGTATGAAGGCTTTTTAGGGGGGAGTGCGGATTTAGCCCCTTCTAATAACACACATTTAAAACATTCTAGTGATTTTCCTTTAGGACAAAACTTGCATTTTGGCATTAGAGAGCATGCTATGGGGGCTATTACTAACGCTCTAGCGGCTTATGGCTTGTTTGTGCCATTTTGTGCGACCTTTTTTGTATTTAGCGATTATTTAATGCCTAGCATGCGTTTAAGCGCTTTGATGAAATTAAAAGCCCTTTTTATCTTTACGCATGATAGTATCGGTGTGGGCGAAGATGGAGCCACACACCAACCCATAGAGCAACTAAGCCACTTACGCTCTTTAGTTAACTTCTATGCTTTTAGACCAAGCGATGCTTTTGAAAATATCGCTTGCATGCAGGTGGCATTAAGCTTAAATGCCCCTAGTGGCTTTATTTTATCTCGCCAAAACTTGCCTGTGCTTAATGAAGTGTCTAAAGAGCAAGTTTTAAAAGGGGCGTATGTTAAAAAACACGCTCAAAACCCTGTAATTACGCTCGTTGCAAGTGGGAGCGAAGTATCTCTCGCTCTAGAGAGTGCTAAAAAATTAGAACAAGCTAATATCCAAGCTCAAGTAGTGAGTGTGCCATGCTTTGATTTACTCATAGAACAAGATGAAAGCTATTTTAAAGAGCTTTTTAAGGGTAAAGTCTTAGCGATTGAAGCGAGCCGTGGCTTAGAATGGTATCGTTTTGCTGATAAAATTATTAGCATGGATTGCTTTGGAAGCTCAGGCAAGGGCGATAAACTCTTTGAAAAATTTGGCTTTAATGTTGAAAATATTATTATTCAGGCTAAAGAATTGCTCAACGCATGA
- a CDS encoding DNA translocase FtsK codes for MKSKKLYLTLVIGAILVFLTLSSWLGNSGLVGRFGVWFATLNKEYFGYFSFINLPYLAFVLLLLSKTKNPPTEIVLEKTLGHLLGGLSLLLLQSSFFNEGEIGNSVCLFLRPLIGNFGLYALIILMALIAYLILFKLPPKNALLSPKLQNFFKQVYKQCLQAFSPSKHPKESLEKTLNKQDNTLQESLKELENQELESSPKESNETLLAIPTPYNSTLNNIEAPKGLVQISSHTPTNYTIYPKRNKLDDLSSPTQSELESPLQKTLTEHKEIKQEVQEIEPAHKKETPTPISTPITEDNNKVESPSKENPNCPTNTPQERKQESPQEETPKQPRLEENALDFSKITPISHNTKKPIVIKELSENKEMLDELEYGEVEKPKNYELPTTQLLNEVCLKDTSLDENEIDQKIQDLLSKLRTFKIDGDIIRTYSGPIVTTFEFRPAPNVKVSRILGLSDDLAMTLCAESIRIQAPIKGKDVVGIEIPNSQSQIIYLREILESELFQKSSSPLTLALGKDIVGNPFITDLKKLPHLLIAGTTGSGKSVGVNAMILSLLYKNPPEQLKLVMIDPKMVEFSIYADIPHLLTPIITDPKKAIGALQSVAKEMERRYSLMSEYKVKTIDSYNEQAKNNGVEAFPYLIVVIDELADLMMTGGKEAEFPIARIAQMGRASGLHLIVATQRPSVDVVTGLIKTNLPSRVSFRVGTKIDSKVILDTDGAQSLLGRGDMLFTPPGVNGLVRLHAPFATENEIKRIVDFIKAQKEVEYDKDFLLEESRMPLNVSSNQSDDILERAKAVILEKKITSTSFLQRQLKIGYNQAATITDELEAQGFLSPRNAKGNREILQNS; via the coding sequence ATGAAATCTAAAAAACTTTACTTAACTTTAGTAATAGGTGCGATTTTAGTGTTTCTAACCCTGTCTTCATGGCTAGGCAATAGCGGATTAGTGGGGCGTTTTGGGGTGTGGTTTGCTACGCTTAATAAAGAATATTTTGGGTATTTTTCATTCATTAATTTACCCTACTTAGCGTTCGTTTTGCTTCTTTTATCCAAGACTAAAAACCCCCCTACAGAAATCGTTTTGGAAAAAACTTTGGGGCATTTGTTAGGGGGTTTATCCCTATTGCTCTTACAATCTAGTTTTTTTAATGAAGGCGAAATCGGTAATAGCGTGTGCTTATTTTTACGCCCCCTTATAGGCAATTTTGGGCTTTATGCTCTCATCATACTTATGGCACTCATAGCTTATTTAATCCTTTTTAAATTACCGCCTAAAAACGCCCTTTTGTCTCCAAAACTACAAAATTTTTTCAAACAAGTTTATAAGCAATGCCTACAAGCCTTTAGCCCTAGCAAACACCCAAAAGAAAGCCTTGAAAAGACTTTGAATAAACAAGATAATACATTGCAAGAATCCCTAAAAGAGCTAGAAAACCAAGAATTAGAAAGTAGTCCTAAAGAAAGCAATGAAACCCTTCTAGCTATTCCTACTCCCTATAATAGCACTTTAAACAACATAGAAGCCCCCAAAGGCTTGGTTCAAATCTCTTCGCACACTCCCACTAACTACACTATTTATCCCAAGAGAAACAAGCTTGATGATTTATCTAGCCCTACTCAATCAGAACTAGAAAGCCCGCTTCAAAAAACTCTAACAGAACATAAAGAAATCAAACAAGAAGTTCAAGAAATAGAGCCTGCACACAAAAAAGAAACCCCTACCCCTATATCTACGCCCATAACAGAAGATAACAACAAGGTAGAAAGCCCTAGCAAAGAAAATCCAAATTGCCCCACAAACACCCCACAAGAAAGAAAACAAGAGAGTCCACAAGAAGAAACACCAAAGCAACCCAGACTAGAAGAAAATGCCCTAGACTTTAGCAAGATAACCCCCATAAGCCACAACACCAAGAAACCCATTGTGATTAAAGAATTGAGCGAAAATAAAGAAATGCTAGATGAATTAGAGTATGGCGAAGTGGAAAAGCCCAAAAATTATGAGCTTCCTACGACACAATTATTGAATGAAGTTTGTTTAAAAGACACTTCTTTAGATGAAAACGAAATTGACCAAAAAATCCAAGACTTATTAAGCAAGCTTCGCACTTTTAAAATTGATGGCGATATTATCCGCACCTATTCAGGCCCTATTGTTACGACCTTTGAGTTTCGCCCAGCCCCTAATGTGAAAGTGAGTCGTATTTTAGGCTTGAGCGATGATTTAGCGATGACTTTGTGTGCGGAATCTATTCGTATCCAAGCCCCTATTAAGGGCAAAGATGTAGTCGGCATTGAGATTCCTAACTCTCAAAGCCAAATCATTTATCTAAGAGAGATTTTAGAGAGCGAATTGTTTCAAAAATCTAGCTCGCCTTTAACCCTAGCTTTAGGCAAAGACATTGTGGGTAACCCTTTCATCACGGATTTAAAAAAGCTCCCCCACCTACTTATTGCCGGCACTACAGGAAGTGGTAAAAGCGTGGGTGTGAATGCGATGATTTTATCCTTGCTCTATAAAAACCCCCCTGAGCAATTAAAGCTTGTGATGATAGACCCCAAAATGGTAGAATTTAGCATTTATGCGGATATTCCGCATTTACTCACTCCCATTATCACTGACCCCAAAAAAGCTATAGGAGCTTTGCAAAGCGTGGCTAAAGAAATGGAACGCAGATATTCTTTAATGAGTGAATACAAGGTTAAAACCATAGATTCTTATAACGAACAGGCCAAAAATAATGGCGTTGAAGCGTTCCCTTATTTAATTGTAGTGATTGATGAATTAGCGGATTTAATGATGACAGGGGGTAAGGAAGCGGAGTTTCCCATTGCACGAATTGCACAAATGGGGCGAGCGAGTGGCTTGCACTTAATTGTAGCCACCCAACGCCCAAGCGTAGATGTCGTAACCGGTTTGATTAAAACCAATTTACCCTCAAGAGTGAGTTTTAGAGTTGGCACTAAAATTGATTCTAAAGTGATTTTAGACACTGATGGAGCTCAGAGTTTGTTAGGAAGGGGCGATATGCTCTTTACCCCCCCAGGCGTAAATGGATTAGTGCGTTTGCATGCCCCCTTTGCTACTGAAAATGAAATCAAAAGAATCGTAGATTTTATTAAGGCTCAAAAAGAAGTAGAATACGACAAAGATTTTCTACTAGAAGAATCACGCATGCCTTTAAATGTGTCTAGTAATCAAAGCGATGATATTTTAGAAAGAGCTAAAGCGGTGATTTTAGAAAAAAAGATTACCTCTACAAGCTTTTTACAACGCCAATTAAAAATCGGCTATAACCAGGCCGCCACCATTACTGATGAATTAGAAGCTCAAGGCTTTTTATCTCCAAGAAACGCTAAGGGGAACAGAGAAATTTTACAAAACTCTTAA
- a CDS encoding PD-(D/E)XK nuclease family protein, with the protein MNLEKLFSQKAPLFVFSSTRRLKNFYLEQGEGFLDNAMSMGSFFEQAFYIPNKKKIPKSVRQILMIDTIKEIAREKSTMLEGLLLFENSFLGYLESTSFLFDLFDELSSACIKLNEISLKDTYLDYEQHLEVLEMIHQRYVKKLEKLGLYDKIMQEKPKLLEEFFTHFSSIEWHLDGFMSVFERQCLLEVAQLVPITLHITCDKYNQKFLEFLNLKLEVDCDYSIDFKSQKILSATPNTKKIEPRLYANSSPLKQSALILQTIEEYLQKNNDPNKMAIITPDADFLPFLKLLDKHNNLNFAMGLGAKNCPYYTELKNELEKLEENDFNNNLTPLVHLENLTLSLLEKQSSKERTLLKETHSKIIHHYHLLQDTLKNYSFKDLLRLYLQEFEENYRLDDSSGGKVCVMDTLETRGMHFEKIVIANFNETNVPNLKDCDLFLNSNLRKSLGLPTLLDKKNLQKHYYYQLFKNSKEIVLSYIESETSKVSNMLLELDLDLEPIRDAYTLFAKSTLKAYQEEEIIDTISEKFCFSASSLNTFLTCKRQFYYHYIKQFRESPKEETNSAVGSLLHELLKMAYEDNKNPHLLEERLTQLLEKKENITQKERLDTLVAIKKIQAFYANEQQRFSEKINILELEKGFETTINNITFKGRIDRIDKDNHHNTLLLDYKFKSKVEPSMIKTSIDEMLETCTDYQMAIYAFALKNLGYQEPIKAFFYDLRKGELVEEEELILKAKMNHLEHVLIPLLKQEIDFSKTLETKACDFCSFKDMCNR; encoded by the coding sequence ATGAATTTAGAAAAACTTTTTTCGCAAAAAGCCCCCCTATTTGTTTTTAGCTCTACAAGGCGTTTAAAAAACTTCTATTTAGAACAAGGCGAAGGGTTTTTGGATAATGCAATGAGCATGGGGAGCTTTTTTGAACAAGCTTTTTATATTCCTAATAAAAAGAAAATTCCTAAAAGTGTGCGTCAAATTTTAATGATAGACACCATTAAAGAAATTGCTAGAGAAAAAAGCACTATGCTTGAAGGGCTTTTGCTTTTTGAAAACAGCTTTTTGGGATACTTAGAAAGCACTTCTTTTTTATTTGATTTATTTGATGAATTAAGCTCAGCTTGCATTAAACTTAATGAAATTTCTCTTAAAGACACTTACTTAGACTACGAACAGCACTTAGAAGTCTTAGAAATGATTCATCAACGCTATGTCAAAAAGCTAGAAAAACTAGGGCTTTATGACAAGATTATGCAAGAAAAACCAAAGCTTTTAGAAGAATTTTTCACTCATTTTTCATCAATTGAGTGGCATTTAGACGGCTTTATGAGCGTTTTTGAAAGACAATGTTTGCTAGAAGTCGCTCAACTAGTGCCTATTACTTTACACATCACTTGCGATAAATACAATCAAAAATTTTTAGAATTTTTAAATTTGAAATTAGAAGTAGATTGTGATTATTCTATAGATTTTAAAAGTCAAAAAATCCTTTCTGCAACCCCTAATACCAAAAAAATAGAACCACGCCTTTATGCAAACTCTAGCCCCTTAAAACAAAGTGCCTTGATTTTACAAACCATAGAAGAGTATTTGCAAAAAAATAACGACCCTAATAAAATGGCGATTATCACTCCAGATGCTGATTTTTTACCCTTTTTAAAACTCTTAGACAAGCATAATAATTTGAATTTTGCTATGGGCTTGGGGGCTAAAAATTGCCCTTATTACACAGAGCTTAAGAATGAATTAGAAAAATTAGAAGAGAATGATTTTAATAATAACTTGACCCCCTTAGTTCATTTAGAAAATCTCACGCTTTCACTTTTAGAAAAGCAAAGCTCCAAAGAACGCACCTTATTAAAAGAAACGCATTCTAAAATCATACACCATTATCATTTATTACAAGATACGCTTAAAAACTATAGCTTTAAGGATTTATTGCGTTTGTATTTGCAAGAATTTGAAGAGAATTATCGCCTAGATGATTCTAGTGGGGGTAAGGTGTGCGTTATGGATACCCTAGAGACAAGGGGCATGCATTTTGAAAAAATCGTTATCGCTAATTTTAATGAAACTAATGTGCCTAATCTTAAAGATTGCGACTTGTTTTTAAACTCTAATTTGAGAAAATCGCTCGGCTTACCTACCTTATTAGATAAGAAAAACTTGCAAAAACACTACTACTACCAGCTCTTTAAAAATTCTAAAGAAATTGTGCTTTCTTATATAGAGAGCGAAACTTCAAAAGTCTCTAACATGCTTTTAGAACTAGATTTAGACTTAGAGCCTATAAGAGACGCTTACACGCTTTTTGCAAAAAGCACGCTTAAAGCCTACCAAGAAGAAGAAATCATTGACACCATTTCTGAAAAATTTTGCTTTAGTGCTAGCTCGCTAAACACTTTTTTAACTTGCAAGCGTCAATTCTACTACCATTATATCAAGCAATTTAGAGAAAGCCCCAAAGAAGAAACTAATAGTGCTGTAGGTAGTTTGCTCCATGAATTGCTAAAAATGGCTTATGAAGACAACAAAAACCCCCATTTATTAGAAGAAAGGCTTACTCAGCTCTTAGAAAAAAAAGAAAATATTACCCAAAAAGAGCGTTTAGACACTCTTGTAGCCATTAAAAAAATCCAAGCCTTTTATGCTAACGAGCAACAACGCTTTAGCGAAAAAATCAATATCCTTGAGCTTGAAAAGGGCTTTGAAACCACTATTAATAACATTACTTTCAAAGGACGCATAGATAGAATTGATAAAGATAATCATCATAACACCCTTTTATTAGACTATAAATTCAAATCCAAAGTAGAACCAAGCATGATTAAAACTTCCATAGATGAAATGCTTGAAACTTGCACGGATTATCAAATGGCTATTTATGCGTTCGCTCTTAAAAATCTAGGCTATCAAGAGCCTATAAAAGCGTTCTTTTATGATTTAAGAAAAGGCGAGTTAGTGGAAGAAGAAGAGCTTATCTTAAAGGCTAAAATGAATCATTTAGAGCATGTTCTTATCCCCCTACTCAAGCAAGAAATTGATTTTTCTAAGACTTTAGAAACTAAAGCTTGTGATTTTTGCTCTTTTAAAGATATGTGTAATAGATGA
- a CDS encoding TlyA family RNA methyltransferase, which produces MRLDYALFNQNLVNSREKAKALILKKQVLVNKVVISKPSFMIKDNDEIELIAKNLFVSRAGEKLGAFLETHSIDFKDKIILDVGASKGGFSEVSLLKGAKKVLCVDVGKMQLDESLKDNKRIECYEECDIRAFKTLEKIDLLLCDVSFISLYCILEAILALSSEFLVLFKPQFEVGRNVKRNKKGVVMDTKAIFNALENFKNHLRTQNMQVLNIQESLVKGKNGNVEFFIHFKRT; this is translated from the coding sequence ATGCGATTAGATTACGCCCTTTTTAACCAAAATTTAGTGAATAGTAGAGAAAAAGCCAAGGCTTTAATTTTAAAAAAACAAGTTTTAGTCAATAAGGTAGTAATCTCTAAACCATCTTTTATGATTAAAGATAATGATGAAATTGAACTCATCGCTAAAAATCTGTTTGTCAGTAGGGCTGGGGAAAAATTAGGGGCTTTTTTAGAAACTCATAGCATAGATTTTAAAGATAAGATTATTTTAGATGTGGGAGCGAGTAAGGGGGGCTTTAGCGAAGTTTCTCTTTTAAAAGGGGCTAAAAAAGTGCTGTGCGTTGATGTGGGGAAAATGCAATTAGATGAGAGTTTAAAAGATAACAAACGCATAGAGTGTTATGAAGAATGCGATATTAGAGCCTTTAAAACGCTAGAAAAAATTGATTTACTACTTTGTGATGTGAGCTTTATTTCATTATATTGTATTTTAGAAGCGATTTTAGCTTTAAGCAGTGAGTTTTTGGTGCTTTTCAAACCACAATTTGAAGTGGGTAGGAATGTAAAACGCAATAAAAAAGGGGTTGTTATGGATACAAAAGCCATTTTTAACGCCTTAGAAAACTTTAAAAACCATTTAAGAACACAGAATATGCAAGTTTTAAATATTCAAGAAAGCTTAGTGAAAGGTAAAAACGGGAATGTTGAATTTTTTATCCATTTCAAGCGAACCTAA